One part of the Eucalyptus grandis isolate ANBG69807.140 chromosome 10, ASM1654582v1, whole genome shotgun sequence genome encodes these proteins:
- the LOC104422457 gene encoding copper transporter 1 → MKDTNEMPGWGGKHNMWHHQHMTFFWGAHSEILFSGWPGNRSGMYALALLFVFFLCVFVEWLSHCRPFLPDKPGVAAGALRSLLHALRMGLAYLAMLALMSFNGGVFLAAIAGHLIGFMAFAKPEEVRPPLAGKADATDPSQTAADSRWG, encoded by the coding sequence ATGAAAGACACGAACGAAATGCCCGGCTGGGGCGGGAAGCACAACATGTGGCACCACCAACACATGACCTTCTTTTGGGGCGCGCACTCCGAGATCCTCTTCTCCGGCTGGCCGGGCAATCGGTCCGGCATGTACGCCCTCGCCCtcctcttcgtcttcttcctctgcGTCTTCGTGGAGTGGCTGTCCCACTGCCGCCCCTTCCTCCCCGACAAGCCGGGCGTCGCGGCCGGCGCCCTCCGGTCGCTGCTGCACGCGCTGCGCATGGGGCTCGCATACCTGGCCATGCTCGCCCTCATGTCCTTCAACGGCGGCGTTTTCCTCGCGGCCATCGCCGGGCACTTGATAGGGTTCATGGCGTTCGCGAAGCCGGAGGAGGTGCGCCCCCCGCTAGCAGGGAAGGCCGACGCCACCGATCCATCACAGACAGCTGCTGATTCGCGGTGGGGATGA